TGCGAAGCCGCCTCAGGCAACGCGGGCGGCGCGTAGATCTCCAGCAGCTCGTCGCGGATGGCGTCCGCGCTGAGATCCAGCACCTGGGCCAGCTCGCCGGTTACCAGGCTCATGGCCTGCTCCTGCAGGCGGCGCTCGCCGAACGAAAGCTCCTTGCCCCTGCCGATGAGCAGCAGCTCGCGCAGCACCCCGGCCACCACGGCCAGGTCCGGGCTTTTCAGCCGGTCGGAATATTCGCGGAAGCGGCGGTTCCAGTTCTGTCCGGTATAGATGGTTTTTCCCGTATCGGCGCGCAGGGCGTCCAGGATGGCCTGTGCGTGGTCTGCGGGCGTAAGCCTGCGCAGGCCCACATGGGCGGCGTTGTTCACAGGCACCATCAGCGTGACGTTGTTGGCCTGGATGCGTACAATATAGAACTCGCAGGCCACGCCGCCGATAACCTGGCTGTCCACGCGTTCTATTTTGCCCACGCCCTGGGCCGGGTATACCACGAGATCGTCGGAAGTGAACATGATGCCACCGTGCGTTCCAAACGGAACGCTCAGCCCGAAAACCGGGCGCATGTGCGGCTGTACGTCGCGAATGGTTATGAGAAAAATGAGGAGTCTGATGTCGACTCTTCAAAGATGCTAGTCCAAAAGTAGGGAAGAGTCCAGCCCAAAGCCGTAAATCTTTCTGTAGGCGCGGCCCCGGCGCGGATGCGGGCCGGAGCCCCTGCCGCATGGCGGGCGGGCTGCCGCCCCACCCATTCCGCCGTTGCGGCTGCGCTGGCCGCCGCCCGCCGTGGAGGCGTAAGCGCAATTTATTGCGCTGTTAAGCGCCGGAAGGCGCGTGTCGTAAACTTTGAGCATGCCTGTTCTCAAAGGTACTCTGCTCAGCGTGTAGACGGCGCGCCGTTGCGGCTGTTTATTCCGGCGCAGTTCCGGCCTGGCGCGCCAGGCTGGTGGCCGCCTCCAGCCCTTTGCCCGCAAAGGCGAAAAGCACCTCCAGCGCCAGGGGCAGGGCCGCGGCCATGCGGGCGGCCGCAGCGGCTTCGGGGCGGCCCAGCACCCAGTTGGTGACCTCCCCCTGGTGGGGGGGGCGGCCGATGCCCAGGCGCAGGCGGTAAAAATCCGGCGTGCCCAGCTGTTCCGTAATGGATTTAAGGCCATTGTGCCCGGCGTTGCCGCCGCCGCGCTTAAAGCGCAGTTGCCCTGCCGGGATATCCAGCTCGTCATGGGCCACCACCAGCCGCTCCGGCGGCAGGCGGTGCCACGCCAGCAGGGGCTGCACGCTTTGGCCGCTCAGGTTCATGAAGGTCTGCGGCTTGGCTACCAGCCACCAGCCCCCCAGCTCCGGCAGGCGCGCCCGCCACAGCTCACAGGAAAATTTGCCGCCGTTGAGCGCCTCGGCCTGGCCGTCCCGCCGGGCCTTGTCCAGCAGGGCGTCCGCCAGGGCAAAGCCAAAGTTGTGGCGGGTGGCGGCATAGCGCGGGCCGGGGTTGCCAAGGCCCGCCAGCAGTCCTTCATAGCTCATGGTCGTATCCTTCAAAATAAATATGCAAACCCGGCGGGGCAGGGCGCGGACCCGCCGTCGGGCCCGGCGGAATGCTCTGCGGCGGCTGTCGCGCGGGCACAGATCCTTCGCGTGTGGTCACGGCTCCTCTGGCTGCGACGTGTCCTTCAGGTCTGTCTGTTCGCACCCGGATTTTTCGTTTCCGCGCTCAGGCGCAAGGGCAGGCCCTGGTCAGGCGCAGGGGCAGGCCCTGGCCCGCGCAGAAGGCTGCCGCGTGCCGGGCCAGGAAGGTGCAGACCCGCGGCTGCATGGCGGCCAGGTGGCCGCCGCCGGGCAGCCAGACCAGCCTTTTGGCCGGCGCTTCCAGCAGGGCAAACGCGCTGCGGCTCAGGGCCGGCGTGAACAGGGCGTCGTCGGGTGCGGCAAAAAAGCAGAGCGCACAGCGCTGGCGGGGCGGCACCCGTGCCTGGAACAGGCTCGCCAGAAAGGCGAGGGGGTAGCTCCAGCGCGCGCCCCGCCGGGGGGCACGCACGCCGTGCGCCCCGGCCGTGATCCGCCGTACGGAAAGATAGGCCTGCACGGGCAGGGGCAGACGCGGTAAAAGGCGCGCCGCCGCGGCCGTGCAGCGTACAATGCGTTCCCGCTGCCGGGCAAAGGCGGCAAAGCGGGTGATGCCGATGGCTTCTTCCTGCTGCGGCAGGGCGGCGCAGATGGGCAGCGCCGCCGCCAGGCGGGGGCTGGCCGCGGCGTGCGCCAGGGTGAGGATGCCCCCCTGACTGTGGCCGCACACGGCCAGGGCCGTGTGCCCGCGTTGCCGCAGCCAGGCTTCGGCCGTAAAGCCGTTGCCGAGCAGATCGTTGAACGTAAAGCCCACCCGGTGTGGATTGATCCCGTGCCCCGTATGGTGCAGGGCTGCCACGGCCAGGCCCGCCCGGCGCAAAGCCAGGATCAGGGGGCGGTACTGCAGGGGCGAGAGCATGGTGCCGGGATAGAACAGCACAACCCCGGCCCCTGGGTTGGGCCAGTATTCCAGGCTGCAGGCCCGGCGGCCCGGCCCCAGCCTGTGGATGGCGACGGCGAACGGCGGCATGCGTTTTTCCGGTGGCGCTGCGCAAACAAAACGCGCGGAAGAACCGCCAAGGCCCTTCCGCGCGTCTGGGCGCTGCTACGGACGCGCCTAGGCTTCCGCGGCGGCTTCTTCCTCGGCCGGGGCGTCGTCCTTGGCCTTGGCCAGCACGCTCACCACGGCGTAGTTCTGATCGAACACGGCGGCCACGCCTTCGGGCAGCTTGAGGTCCGCCACGTTGACCGTGTCGTTGATGTTCATCTCGCTCACGTCCACCACGATTTTCTTGGGCATGTTCAGCGGCTTGCTCTGGAGGGGGATTTCTTCGCGGTAGGATTCCAGAATGCCGCCCAGCTTCACGCCGCGGGCCACGCCCACGATTTCCAAGGGCACGTCTACGGTGACGGGCTTATCCAGATCCACGCCGTAAAAATCCACATGGGTGAAGGCTTTTTTGTAGGGATGGGTCTGCACCTGCCAGAACATGACGGGATGCACGTTTTTCTGGCCGTCGGCCTCAATTTCCAGGTTGAACACCGTGGTGCGGCCCACTTCCTCAAACAGTTTTTCCAGGGGCAGGGCAGGGATCTGCACGGCCACATTTTCGCCCTTGGGGGTGTAGAAGACGCCGGGGATCAGATTCTGGGCGCGCAGACGGCCGCTGGGGCCTTTGCCGCAGCCTTCGCGCTTCTGCACCGACAATGTTTTTTCAATGCTCATGGTCCACTCCTTGGCTTGCCG
This is a stretch of genomic DNA from Desulfovibrio legallii. It encodes these proteins:
- a CDS encoding serine aminopeptidase domain-containing protein, which gives rise to MPPFAVAIHRLGPGRRACSLEYWPNPGAGVVLFYPGTMLSPLQYRPLILALRRAGLAVAALHHTGHGINPHRVGFTFNDLLGNGFTAEAWLRQRGHTALAVCGHSQGGILTLAHAAASPRLAAALPICAALPQQEEAIGITRFAAFARQRERIVRCTAAAARLLPRLPLPVQAYLSVRRITAGAHGVRAPRRGARWSYPLAFLASLFQARVPPRQRCALCFFAAPDDALFTPALSRSAFALLEAPAKRLVWLPGGGHLAAMQPRVCTFLARHAAAFCAGQGLPLRLTRACPCA
- a CDS encoding 50S ribosomal protein L25/general stress protein Ctc — its product is MSIEKTLSVQKREGCGKGPSGRLRAQNLIPGVFYTPKGENVAVQIPALPLEKLFEEVGRTTVFNLEIEADGQKNVHPVMFWQVQTHPYKKAFTHVDFYGVDLDKPVTVDVPLEIVGVARGVKLGGILESYREEIPLQSKPLNMPKKIVVDVSEMNINDTVNVADLKLPEGVAAVFDQNYAVVSVLAKAKDDAPAEEEAAAEA
- a CDS encoding CarD family transcriptional regulator, yielding MFTSDDLVVYPAQGVGKIERVDSQVIGGVACEFYIVRIQANNVTLMVPVNNAAHVGLRRLTPADHAQAILDALRADTGKTIYTGQNWNRRFREYSDRLKSPDLAVVAGVLRELLLIGRGKELSFGERRLQEQAMSLVTGELAQVLDLSADAIRDELLEIYAPPALPEAASH
- the pth gene encoding aminoacyl-tRNA hydrolase is translated as MSYEGLLAGLGNPGPRYAATRHNFGFALADALLDKARRDGQAEALNGGKFSCELWRARLPELGGWWLVAKPQTFMNLSGQSVQPLLAWHRLPPERLVVAHDELDIPAGQLRFKRGGGNAGHNGLKSITEQLGTPDFYRLRLGIGRPPHQGEVTNWVLGRPEAAAAARMAAALPLALEVLFAFAGKGLEAATSLARQAGTAPE